Genomic DNA from Gopherus evgoodei ecotype Sinaloan lineage unplaced genomic scaffold, rGopEvg1_v1.p scaffold_35_arrow_ctg1, whole genome shotgun sequence:
agcaattgaccctgtgttgtatcatcttaatacagagagaacatttgtattttttctttcttttttatataaagttttcttttaagacctgttggagtttttctttacttcagggaaattaagtctgtactcaccagggaattggtgggaggaagaaatcaaggggagagctgtgtgttggattgctagcctgatttggcatttcctctgggtgaataggaaagtcctttttgttcccaggactggggaacggagagggggaatcactctgtgtagtttcacagagcttgtgtctgtgtatctctccaggagcacctggaggggggaagggaaacaggattatttccctttgttgtgagactcaagggatttgggtcttggggtccccagggaaggtttttcagggggaccagagtgccccaaaacactctaattttttgggtggtggcagcaagtaccaggtccaagctggtaactaagcttggaggctttcatgctaacccccatattttggacgctaaggtccaaatctgggaataaggttatgtcaccccTGGGGGAGGTGACCTTTGACCCCTAGGGCAGCATGCCCCTGGTGGGGGGCTGGCACCCTGGCTCCTaatccagggcaggtggagggtctggggctccccacagtggcctggGCTCCCTGAGCAGCTCTTACCACTTCCCCGCTCTAGCTTCCGGCCTGGGCAGGGCCACGGAGGGGGAGCATTTTGAAAAGGTCACCCCAGGTGGCCCCGGTGGGTGCAGCAGAGAACATAGTGACTTGCCTGTCTGCGGACAGGGACCCCCCCGaacaccccagcccccccccgagaTAAATGAGATGTGAATTCAATGTCTGTGCCAGTCTTCAAAcgatggggggaagggggtgcttGGTtcggggggcagggactggggatcGGGGCGTTTCCCCTCTAGGGGACTCCGGCTCCCCCTCTAGGGGACTCCGGCTCCCatccagcctcagggcagggactggctggctcagggggtggagAATGGGGCATTGGGCCTCTCCGCTCTTTGCCCACAGTCAAGATGGCTTCTCTCTAGCTGCCCCTCGTGTGGCCCACAAGGGCACCTCCAAGAGAGCCTCTTGGAGTGTTTTATTTCCCTGCCCACAGTAAAGATGTCGCctcctctctgcttccctttGCCCACAGTAAAGATGGCTCATTGCCCATCACAACCCCCCCGCCCACACTCAAGATGGCACCACTCTCATTACATCCTCCATGCCCACAAACAAGATGGCGACTCTCTGACTacacccctcccttcccacagTCAAGATGGCGCCTCACTGAATATACCCCTCCCTGCCCACAGGCAAGATGGCGCCTCTCGGACTACATCCCTCTCTGCCCACAGTCAAGATGGCGCCTGTTCTAGTCCGCTCCCCTTTGCCCAGGGacaggatgggggtagggggctgggccTCGGCAGGAAGTGGAGCTGCGGGGGGAGCGAGGGTCCCATTGGGTCTGTCTGTGTCCAATCAGGGCGCTGGTGccgggcagtggggggaggggacgaCGAGGGGCGCAGCCTGGGCCCCCCTCTGGCCGTGGGGCCGGCACCCTCGACCCTCTGCTCGGGGCGGAAGTGACGAGCCCCGGCTGCCAAAATGTCGGCGCCCAGAGGGAGCTGTAAGTACTGGGGGGGCGCCCCCCTCACCGGGGACTGGGGGAGCACAAAGAGCCAGGAGTGGGGAACccccagctctggctgcagcccccctgctctgactacTGGCCCCCACGCCCCttccaggggcagggggagaacccaggagtcctggctcccagcccccctgctctgaccactagaccccactcccctcccagagccagggagagaacccaggagtcctggctcccagcccccctgctctgaccactagaccccactcctctcccagagccagggagagaacccaggagtcctggctcccagcccccctcctctaaccactagaccccactcccctcccagagccagggggagaacccaggagtcctgtctccgagcccccctgctctaaccggtggaccccactcccctcccagagccagggagagaacccaggagtcctggctcctagcccccctgctctgaccactagaccccactaccctcccagagccagagggagaacccaggagtcctggctcccagcccccctgctctaaccgctagacaccactcccctcccagagccagggagagagcccaggagtcctggctcccagccccctgctctaaccgctagacccactcccctcccagagccagggagagaacccaggagtcctggctcccagcccccctcctctaaccactagactccactcccctcccagagccagggggagaacccaggagtcctggctcccagctctctcCCTCGCTCTGACCACTGGCCCCCATGCCTCTGCCAGAGCGGAGaagagaacccagcagtcctatCCCGCCCCCGCCAGTCACAGGTTTCTGCTGGCTGGTGGCCCGAGCGTTTATAAAtagaggggcagagccagggctttGGAATTAATCTTTCTCTGCTCGGGACACTGAGAGCCAGGCAATGGCGATCAGCAGATTAACGAGGCCGGCGGCTTTATAACGGTCTGTGGGTAATTACCAGTCCCCTGAGCCAGGCTGTCCCCACCCTGGGGCGGGATCAGGGCCAGCGCCACCTAGAGGGAGTATCACTAACTCAGCTCCTGTTTGCGATTCCCAGAGGCATCCGTGGGACCCGGCGGTGATGGAGCTCTTTGGCACTGATCTGCCTGGGGGACTGGGCACCGGCTGGGCAGAGGAGCCCGGGCAACCCCCCAGCCGGGCGCCTGGCACCATCGAGCGCATGATCCCGTGCTCAGACCCGGAGGACGGCCCCGACGGGCTGGCGCCGACCCCGCTGACGGACAACGGGGCGGGCGCCCGGGTGCCCTTCCACTGCTCCGAGTGCGACAAGAGCTTCCGGTACCGCTCGGACCTGCGGCGCCACTTCGCCCGGCACACGGAACTCAAACCCTTCCAGTGCCCGCACTGCAGCAAGAGCTTCAAGCACTCCTTCAACCTGGTCAACCACATCCGCAGCCACACCGGCGAACGCCCCTACCGCTGCACTGTCTGCCCCAAGGGCTTCCGCGACTCCACCGGCCTGCTCCACCACCAGGTGGTGCACACGGGCGAGAAACCCTACTGCTGCCACGTCTGCGAGCTCCGCTTTTCCTCCCGCAGCAGCCTGGGCCGGCACCTGAAGCGCCAGCACCGCCCTCCCCCCGGAGGGGGCGCCCCCGAGCCGCCCAGCGCCACCCGCTGCTTGGAGCACCTGTGTGGCCAGGGGCGGGCGGCCCCTTATGGCTGCGGGGCCTGCGGGCGCCACTTCCGGCAGGCGCCCGAGCTGGGGAAGCACTGGCTGGCTCACACCGACATCAAGCCCTTCAAGTGCCCCGACTGTGAGCGGGACTTTAACGCCCCCTCCCTGCTGGAGCGCCACAAACTCACCCACGCCAAGGACCGGccgctgctcctgccctgccaaGGCTGCGCGGGCAAGGGGGCACCGGGGCAGCAGGGGCCGGGCTGCCCGGCCTGTAAGCCCCAGGACACCCGCCCCCTGGACAGCCTGTACCAGTGCGAGTGTGGCACCTTCTTTGCCAATGCCGGCGCCCTGGCCGCTCACCTGGCTGCCCACACGGGCGAGGCCTCCTTCACCTGTGGCATCTGCAGCATGAGCTTTGGGGCCCTGCCACCCCTGGAGGCCCACCAGCTGAGCCACGCCATGCTGCTGTCCCCGGAGGGCGCCCCTCAGCCAGTGGCGGCGGGGCCTGTGCTGCCGGCCAGCGGGGAGCTGGAGCACCACCTGCTGCCGCGGCTGGAGCTACGGGCTTTCCCCGCCCGGCCTGGCAAGAAGCTCTACAAGTGCACGGAGTGTGAGAAGTTCTTCCGCAGCCCGCGGGACCTGGACCGGCACGTGCTGGTACATACGGGCGAGAAACCCTACCAGTGCACCGAGTGCGGCAAGTTCTTCCGGCACGAGTGCTACCTGAAACGACACCGGCTGCTCCACAGCGGGGAGCGCCCCTTCCAGTGCAGCGTCTGCCACAAGGGTTTCATCACTTTCAGCAACCTCTCCCGCCACCTCAAACTGCACCGTGGCATTGACTAGCCGGGCGGGGCCCCTGGCAGCCCCGGCCGGCCTACACGTCCTGCCTCCCACCTCCGGCTCTCCCTGCTGGCATAGCCACAGGCCGGCATGTTCTGCTCGGGTGTCCTCTCGGTGCTGGGCTGCGCACACCGGTTGGTTGTTATAGGGTCTCTGGCACATGTCAGTTTGTTTTTGTAGGGTCACTCAAGCACTGGGCTGCACAgattggtttgttattgtagggtctcatTGCACTTGCCGGTTTGTTTTTGTAGGGTCACTCATAAGCGCTGGGCTGCACAGATCCGTTTGTTATTGTAGAGTCTCTTTGCACCTGCTGGTCTGGTACTGTAGGGTCTCATTGCGCACGCTAATTTGTTTTTGTAGGGTCTAAATTCAAATGGCAATCTATTGCTGTAGAGTTACTCCTGAGCGTAAGCCAGTTTGTTGTTGCAGGATCACTTGTTAGTGCTGGGTTGTACACAATGGTTTGTTGTTCTAGGGTCTCATTGTACAcgttggtttgttattgtagggtctcacTACATATGCTGGCTCATCATTGTTTGGTCCCTCTCAAGCTTGGGACTGCACAGAGAATTGTTGTTAGAGGGAGTTGGGACTCTCTGGGCCAGTCTGTTCTTGTGGGGTTTTTGAAAGTGCTCAGGCAGCTGTGCGCCCTAGGCTAGTTATCAGCCCTGCCCTTGCTTCCACGGGACAGAAGACTCGGCAGTCACTTAGAAGGAATATATCTAGGGATTCTGCATTGAGACTACTgactccccctgcctgcaccgcCCGGCATCCCCACTAGGGGTCTCTGGGCCCAGAGGGACCTTGGCACTGCCCCAGCCTGTGCTGCCCGGCATCCCCACTAGGGGTCTCTGGGCCCAGAGGGACCTTGGCACTGCCCCAGCTTGCAACGCCCGGCATCCCCACTAGGGGTCTCTGGACCCAGAGGGTCCCTGGCACTGCTCCAGCCTGTGCTGCCCGGCATCCCCGCTAGGGGTCTCTGGGCCCAGAGGGACCTTGGCACTGTCCCAGCTTGCAACGCACGGCATCCCCACTAGGGGTCTCTGGGCCCAGAGGGACCTTGGCACTGTCCCAGCTTGCAACACACGGCATCCCCACTAGGGGTCTCTGGACCCAGAGGGACCCTGGTGCTTCCCCAGCGTGCACTGCCCGGCATCCCCACTAGGGGTCTCTGGGCCCAGAGGGACCCTGGTGCTTCCCCAGCGTGCACTGCCCGGCATCCCCACTAGGGGTCTCTGGGCCCAGAGGGACCTTGGCACTGCCCCAGCTTGCAACGCCCAGCATCCCCACTAGGGGTCTCTGGGCCCAGAGGGACCCTGGTGCTTCCCCAGCGTGCACTGCCCGGCATCCCCACTAGGGGTCTCTGGGCCCAGAGGGACCCTGGTGCTTCCCCAGCATGCACTGCCCGGCATCCCCACTAGGGGTCTCTGGGCCCAGAGGGACCTTGGCACTGCcccagctgggggtctggccccatggactcaatggagctacggcccattgaccccagctgggggtctggccaCATGGACTCAGTGGAGCTatggcccattgaccccagctgggggtctggccccatggactcagtggagctatggcccattgaccccagctgggggtctggccccatggactcaatggagctacggcccattgactccaactgggggtctggccccatggactcagtggagctacggcccattgaccccagctggggtctggccccatggactcagtggagctacggcccattgaccccagctggggtctggccccatggactcagtggagctatggcccattgaccccagctggggtctggccccatggactcAGTGGAGCTATGgacattgaccccagctgggggtctggccccatggactcagtggagctacggcccattgaccccagctcgGGGTCTGGCCCCAGGGGCTCAATGGAGCTATGGACATTGACTCCAGCTCAgggtctggccccatggactcaatggagctacggcccattgaccccagctggggtctggccccatggactcaatggagctacggcccattgaccccagctgggggtctggccccatggactcaatggagctatggcccaTTGATGCaagctgggggtctggccccattgactcagTGGAGCTATGgacattgaccccagctgggggtctggccccattgactcagTGGAGCTATGGACATTGACCCCAGCTCGGGGTCTGGCCCCATGGGCTCAATGGAGCTACATCCGATTTATTCTGGTTTATGCATCTATCATCTTGGGAGAGCAGAATATTGGAGCCACGAGGGTAATTTTAAGGCCGTGGCTGAAGGCTGCCCCAGAGACTAGGCAAGGCCTTTAACATACAGACTCGGACTCAGTCGGACCAGAAGGAATCTCCAGATTCTTCCCTGCACCGCGGTCCGTGCAACCCCGACCCAGGCAGCCTGAGCTGCCACACTGCCATCCAGCCCATGGGGAGGCATCGGTTTGGATCCCACCGCTGGCACCAAATCCTTAGTGATGGCCAAGACTCCTTCACATGCACGCACATCCTAGTCCGCGCTGGCAACTGGAGAAccagcaagcctgggagcttgGCTCTAGCCCTGCCTGTCTCCTCTAAGCCTAGAGCGCGGAGGCTGGAAACGGAAACAACTGCAGGATGTGGGGGTGTCACACAGACGCCCCTTTCCCAACCTTCCACATGCCCTCTCACCCGGCTAGGTCCTTGAAAAGATGCTTCTCTCCCATTGCACgctggtgtgttattgtagggtctctcggttgtgtgctccatacccttcggttattgtagggtctctaaGAAATGCTCAAGGTCACGCTTGTTGTTATAGATTCTCTCAGGAGTTCTGGGGCTGCACACACCCTGTcattattgtagggtctctcataTTGCCGAGGGTCAcacttgttattgtagggtcattTGCAGACGTTGCCAGTTCAGTACCACAGGGAAACTCCTGTGCTGCAGATGCTGGTTTATTATTGTAGGGTCTGTCATAAACACATGGTTGCCCGCACTGGTTTGCAGTTGTGAGATCTCTGCTGGACACTAGGCTGCAGCCACTAGggcttgttattgtagggtctcctcAACGCTGGGTCGCACACATCAGCTTGTTATTGTGAGGTCTCCCAGGAGTGCAGATCTGTGAACATTTTGCTCAGCTGCTAAAGGGTCACGGCGCTGgttttgaggggaggggagacagattTTGGAGCTGGAGCTCGGAAGAGTGAATCTCAGATTTTGGATTGACTGGGCCTCCCCTATCCCTGGCTGAACGAGGAATCCCCTGCATGTGATATCCCGCCGTGGCGCCAACTCTAGTTCCCAAGAGCCAGATCCCCGTTTTAAAAGAatctttttttggtttaaaatagtTTAGCgtcatttttttctctccctttgtctgtaaaaaatcccccaaactcccctgctgaGAAGCTCAACACTAAAAAACCAGGAAATAAAAaaactctctccctcctgaccaaaTCCCGGCTTTTATTTTTTCCGGATGCCAAAAACTGGCAGGGAGGGTATGGGGGATGAGGACAGGCCCCAAGATTGGGCAGGACTCCCTGGGACGTCTGCTCCTTTTTCTTTGGGTCAGCAAATCCAGTCAGCTCACCCCTTGTCAGATCACCCCTTTCGAAACTGATCAAAACCAGAGAGGCCGGTTGCCCCCTGCCTCTCTGGTGGGAAGGCTGCTCCAGGACCTCACTCAGTTTCTGGTTAAAAACTGCCTTTGAAATGGACCCACGGTCCATTTACTTTGGGCCTGTTCTGTCCTGCAGCATCGCTTGCTTTTCTCCCTGCCTGGTGGCGACGTCCGACGGTTTAGGTTAAACACGCCGAGCTCTTTCAGTCTCTGCTGCTACTCTCAGCTCTCCCGTAGCCCGATCAGCGTGTGGGTTTTCCGAACAAACCCAACTTCAGTTCGAACAGCAGCTCCTAAAATGAAATTGCAGTGGTTAGATtgatacacatttttttttgtacCCTTGATTATGATCTAGTTGTGGATCCACCAGCCGTGTCGCTGGTTAGCTTACCGAAAAGAAGATCGAGCGGTGATTTGGTTACGGTTACCTTCTGGGAGAAACACTACCCATGTAACGGGTGGTCTGTGTGATTTAAAGGGATCTGGGGCTCAGCCCAACCCCTGTTCCATGGCCTGGCTTACCCCATCTGGACCTGAGCCGCtggtcacagttcagggcacATTCCTGGTGGAAGTAGAAATTCATGGAGTTTGCTgccatcttgtttatttacaaagtccTGGCGGACCACGAATGAGAGCGGTGTCTGAGCGTGCTGCCCCTCTACAGCAGACCCCGTAGTGCAGTCTCTAGCTTTTCCCATGTCCTGCACCGTGCTCACAGGCTGCTGCGTGGCTGTCTCGCTTTTCTGCCTCCGAGGCCTCTCTGTTGCCAGGATCCGTGGCCACATCTACGCTATAGGCTTTGGCCGATGCCCTCGGTACGGCGGCACACAGCCAACGGTTGCATACTGCTTGGGCGCTCGGCTGCTGGCGGCGCTGAGGGTGTGCGCTGGGAGCCCATGGCTAGTGTGCTGCGGAGAGGTGGCACAGAGGTGCCGCACGTTGCCATCTGGCTCGGTGCCTCTTGGGAACCTACCCAGAGATCTCAACTTTCTCCATCTCACAGTAACAATATAGGCAAgggtctgaggtgggggggggggaagaagcaaTGTCagaaggagggctggggggacagC
This window encodes:
- the FIZ1 gene encoding flt3-interacting zinc finger protein 1, translating into MELFGTDLPGGLGTGWAEEPGQPPSRAPGTIERMIPCSDPEDGPDGLAPTPLTDNGAGARVPFHCSECDKSFRYRSDLRRHFARHTELKPFQCPHCSKSFKHSFNLVNHIRSHTGERPYRCTVCPKGFRDSTGLLHHQVVHTGEKPYCCHVCELRFSSRSSLGRHLKRQHRPPPGGGAPEPPSATRCLEHLCGQGRAAPYGCGACGRHFRQAPELGKHWLAHTDIKPFKCPDCERDFNAPSLLERHKLTHAKDRPLLLPCQGCAGKGAPGQQGPGCPACKPQDTRPLDSLYQCECGTFFANAGALAAHLAAHTGEASFTCGICSMSFGALPPLEAHQLSHAMLLSPEGAPQPVAAGPVLPASGELEHHLLPRLELRAFPARPGKKLYKCTECEKFFRSPRDLDRHVLVHTGEKPYQCTECGKFFRHECYLKRHRLLHSGERPFQCSVCHKGFITFSNLSRHLKLHRGID